One Cellulomonas sp. NS3 genomic region harbors:
- a CDS encoding ROK family transcriptional regulator: MTPDRSAAAAPPGASAQADAPVAPPAVAPTGRAARGTRPSGALPARGRPSATRVRAPGRAAGQASLREHNLSLTLQHVLDAHAPLSRADIASATGLARATVSGLVDQLIAAQLVVELEPLVSQRAGRPAVPLAPARGTVAALGMEVNVDYVGVRALDLAGRVLTERVELGDLRGSRPEAVLDRLAQMAGRVAANLSADGVRVAGTALALPGLVDRVTGPLRVAPNLGWRDVDVVAHLTRHPVLAGFPPRLANEANLAARAEAHARRSAGRPSFVYVSGEVGIGGAIVLDGEIFLGRHGWSGELGHTVLDPFGPGRGTLEEYAGLDALVRGAGLEPGAPLASLVAAAGAGDRAALDSLHRGGTALGVALANVVNVVDVGLVVLGGTFGQIYPHVRDAVAEQLDRCVIFGGWSPVELSEARAGEYPAMTGGALAVLRAVAADPIGWFGTGDGAGAGAGNGRARV; this comes from the coding sequence ATGACGCCCGACCGGTCCGCCGCCGCCGCGCCGCCCGGGGCGTCGGCGCAGGCCGACGCGCCCGTCGCCCCGCCCGCCGTCGCGCCGACGGGCCGCGCCGCTCGGGGCACCCGGCCGTCCGGCGCGCTCCCGGCACGCGGCCGCCCGTCGGCGACCCGCGTGCGCGCACCGGGCCGGGCCGCGGGTCAGGCGTCGCTGCGCGAGCACAACCTGAGCCTCACGCTCCAGCACGTCCTCGACGCGCACGCGCCGCTCTCGCGCGCCGACATCGCGTCCGCCACCGGCCTCGCCCGTGCGACCGTCTCGGGGCTCGTCGACCAGCTCATCGCGGCGCAGCTCGTCGTGGAGCTCGAGCCGCTCGTCTCGCAGCGCGCGGGCCGGCCGGCGGTCCCGCTCGCGCCCGCACGCGGCACCGTCGCGGCGCTCGGCATGGAGGTCAACGTCGACTACGTCGGCGTGCGCGCGCTCGACCTCGCGGGGCGCGTCCTGACGGAGCGCGTCGAGCTCGGGGACCTGCGCGGCAGCCGGCCCGAGGCCGTGCTCGACCGGCTCGCCCAGATGGCGGGCCGGGTCGCCGCGAACCTCAGCGCCGACGGGGTCCGGGTCGCGGGCACGGCGCTCGCGCTGCCCGGGCTGGTCGACCGCGTGACCGGCCCGCTGCGCGTCGCGCCGAACCTGGGGTGGCGCGACGTCGATGTCGTCGCGCACCTGACGAGGCACCCGGTGCTCGCGGGGTTCCCGCCGCGACTGGCCAACGAGGCGAACCTGGCCGCGCGCGCCGAGGCCCATGCGCGCAGGTCGGCGGGCCGCCCGAGCTTCGTGTACGTCTCCGGCGAGGTCGGCATCGGCGGAGCGATCGTGCTCGACGGCGAGATCTTCCTGGGCCGGCACGGGTGGAGCGGCGAGCTCGGGCACACCGTGCTCGACCCGTTCGGCCCGGGCCGCGGGACGCTCGAGGAGTACGCGGGGCTGGACGCGCTCGTGCGCGGGGCGGGGCTCGAGCCCGGTGCCCCGCTCGCGAGCCTCGTCGCGGCGGCCGGCGCGGGGGACCGGGCGGCGCTCGACTCGCTGCACCGGGGCGGCACCGCGCTCGGCGTCGCGCTCGCGAACGTGGTCAACGTGGTCGACGTGGGGCTCGTCGTGCTCGGCGGCACGTTCGGGCAGATCTACCCGCACGTGCGCGACGCGGTCGCGGAGCAGCTCGACCGCTGTGTCATCTTCGGGGGGTGGTCACCCGTCGAGCTGAGCGAGGCCCGGGCGGGGGAGTACCCGGCGATGACGGGGGGCGCCCTCGCGGTGCTGCGGGCGGTCGCCGCGGACCCGATCGGCTGGTTCGGGACCGGCGACGGCGCCGGCGCGGGAGCGGGGAACGGACGCGCGCGCGTGTGA